The Klebsiella sp. RHBSTW-00484 genome includes a window with the following:
- a CDS encoding aminotransferase-like domain-containing protein, with protein MKARYKAIVDRYAQAIHSGKMPAGTRLPTHRSLAADEHISLATATRVYHELEAMGLVSGETGRGTFVRDISLPPGHGVDQQVIAADVVDLNFNYPSLPGQGDALREALRQLAMAGDIDSHLRYQPHAGRVAEREIIARHLTGNRFAPDAENVLIVNGAQHGLAVTVMGLLRPGDVVAVDALTYSGFKALAALYHLELVAIPCSAEGPDLHALHQLCQQRRVRAVYTMPTLHNPLGWVLNHRQRQALADLARQHDLLIIEDTAYAWLVLNPPPPVASYAPERTVYVTGFSKNVATGLRVGAVICPSHYRPEIERAIRATTWNTPSLMSSLVCAWIEDGTVARFETQKRQDARQRQRVAREVLGALPLVSHPDSYFLWLPLGEESRADRLVKTLMERNISVSTAEPFCVSTHVPQALRIALGSVPLDNLRAALLKVRDAVEFEQYR; from the coding sequence ATGAAAGCCCGATACAAAGCCATTGTTGATCGCTACGCGCAGGCGATTCATAGCGGGAAGATGCCCGCCGGAACCCGTCTTCCCACGCATCGCTCCCTTGCGGCAGATGAACATATCTCGCTGGCCACGGCCACGCGCGTGTATCACGAACTGGAAGCAATGGGGCTGGTCAGCGGTGAAACCGGGCGCGGAACCTTTGTACGCGACATCTCGCTCCCGCCGGGGCACGGCGTCGATCAGCAGGTGATAGCTGCCGATGTCGTAGATCTGAACTTCAACTATCCTTCGCTGCCGGGGCAGGGGGATGCGCTGCGCGAGGCGCTCAGGCAGCTTGCGATGGCGGGGGATATTGACTCTCATCTGCGCTATCAACCCCATGCCGGGCGGGTCGCAGAGCGTGAAATTATCGCTCGTCATTTGACCGGCAACCGCTTTGCTCCTGACGCGGAAAATGTGCTGATCGTCAACGGCGCTCAGCACGGGCTGGCGGTGACCGTGATGGGGCTTCTGCGACCGGGCGATGTAGTGGCGGTAGATGCGCTAACCTACTCAGGTTTTAAAGCCCTGGCGGCGCTTTATCATCTGGAGCTGGTGGCGATTCCCTGTAGCGCCGAGGGACCGGATCTCCATGCGCTTCATCAGCTATGCCAACAGCGGCGCGTGCGGGCGGTTTATACCATGCCGACGCTGCATAATCCGCTCGGCTGGGTACTGAATCACCGCCAACGACAGGCGCTGGCTGATCTCGCGCGCCAGCACGATCTGCTGATTATTGAAGATACGGCCTACGCCTGGCTGGTTCTTAATCCACCTCCGCCAGTGGCCAGCTATGCGCCGGAAAGAACGGTCTATGTCACCGGTTTTTCAAAAAACGTGGCTACTGGTCTGCGCGTGGGGGCGGTTATCTGCCCGTCGCACTACCGGCCCGAGATTGAGCGCGCTATCCGCGCCACGACGTGGAATACCCCTTCGCTGATGAGTTCGCTGGTCTGCGCCTGGATTGAAGACGGCACGGTTGCACGCTTTGAAACGCAGAAACGACAGGACGCGCGGCAGCGGCAGCGGGTTGCCCGTGAGGTTCTCGGTGCGCTTCCCTTAGTAAGCCATCCGGATTCGTACTTTCTTTGGCTGCCTCTGGGTGAGGAGAGCCGGGCCGACCGGCTGGTGAAAACGCTGATGGAGCGTAATATTTCCGTTTCGACGGCCGAGCCGTTTTGTGTTTCCACCCACGTCCCGCAGGCGCTGCGTATCGCCCTCGGATCCGTTCCTCTCGATAACCTGCGTGCGGCGCTGCTTAAAGTTCGCGACGCCGTGGAGTTTGAGCAATACCGCTAA
- a CDS encoding DMT family transporter, which yields MVDSAVHKIDPGSWSGWLNGLLGVIIFSGSLPATRLAVLDMDPFLLTYLRASIAGILAIILVVSFRQRRPRLSQLFPLVIVSLGVVIGFPLLTALALRHVTSAHSIVFLGLLPLTTAIFGVLRGGERPRRAFWAFSIIGSLLVVGFALMQNAAASLSGDLLMLAAVIACGLGYAEGAKLTRELGGWQVISWALIIALPFMLIASLMTQPESWRAISISAWAALGYVSLFSMLIGFIFWYKGLAIGGIAAVGQLQLLQPFFGLALSAALLHETVSPVMLAVTLGVVLCVVGSRKFSRQKGAW from the coding sequence GTGGTAGATTCAGCGGTTCACAAAATAGATCCGGGGTCATGGTCGGGATGGCTCAACGGTTTACTGGGGGTCATTATTTTTAGCGGCTCGCTGCCCGCGACGCGTCTGGCGGTGCTGGATATGGACCCGTTCTTGCTGACTTATCTGCGCGCCTCTATCGCCGGGATTCTGGCCATCATCCTGGTGGTGAGTTTTCGCCAGAGACGCCCGCGCCTGTCGCAGCTTTTCCCGCTGGTGATTGTCTCATTGGGCGTGGTGATTGGCTTTCCGCTGCTGACGGCACTGGCGTTACGGCACGTTACCTCGGCTCATTCGATCGTTTTTCTTGGCCTGCTGCCGCTAACGACGGCCATTTTTGGCGTGCTGCGCGGCGGGGAACGTCCACGTCGCGCGTTCTGGGCCTTTTCTATTATTGGCAGCCTGTTGGTGGTGGGGTTCGCGCTGATGCAAAATGCGGCAGCTTCGCTCAGCGGCGATCTGCTGATGCTGGCGGCGGTTATCGCCTGCGGCCTGGGCTATGCCGAAGGCGCAAAGCTGACCCGGGAATTAGGCGGCTGGCAGGTGATCAGTTGGGCGCTGATTATTGCGCTGCCTTTTATGCTGATCGCCTCGTTGATGACGCAGCCCGAGTCCTGGCGCGCGATATCAATTTCAGCCTGGGCCGCGCTCGGCTATGTGTCGCTATTTAGCATGCTGATTGGTTTTATCTTCTGGTACAAAGGGTTGGCCATCGGCGGTATCGCCGCCGTCGGACAGCTTCAGCTACTACAACCGTTCTTCGGGCTGGCTCTGTCGGCGGCGCTTTTGCACGAAACCGTGAGCCCAGTGATGTTGGCGGTGACGTTGGGAGTGGTTCTGTGCGTTGTCGGCTCGCGTAAATTTAGCCGCCAGAAGGGGGCCTGGTAG
- a CDS encoding IS110 family transposase: MNIKRIGLDLAKNVFQIHAVDHHEHVVVRKSLRRAHMHAYFSQLAPCTIGIEACASSHYWSRELTRMGHTVRIIPPKFVKPYLKGNKNDANDAEAICEAISRPAMRFVAVKTERQQTLQAEHRVRARVIKSRTALCNEIRGFLGEFGVVLPVGISQLRKALPEILSQQEQWDDRFMRLLCELAEELRMLDDRVAGHDRRLAEAAREDICIQRLMKIEGIGVITASAMVALLGDATQFKNGREMAAYVGLVPRQHSSGGKQQLGHISKRGDSYLRTLVIHGARSVLKTCAGKEDRRSQWLQSVAERRNRNIATVALANKNVRIAWAVMSRGEDYHGSRVAG; this comes from the coding sequence ATGAATATTAAACGTATCGGTCTTGACCTGGCAAAAAATGTCTTTCAGATCCATGCTGTGGATCACCATGAACATGTCGTCGTACGGAAATCTCTCCGCCGCGCCCACATGCACGCTTATTTCTCTCAGCTGGCTCCCTGCACCATCGGGATTGAAGCCTGCGCATCATCCCACTACTGGTCCCGCGAACTCACCCGCATGGGGCATACCGTGCGCATTATTCCCCCGAAATTCGTCAAGCCTTACCTCAAAGGCAACAAGAATGATGCCAACGATGCCGAAGCCATCTGTGAAGCCATCAGCCGCCCCGCCATGCGCTTCGTCGCGGTTAAGACAGAGCGCCAGCAGACCCTTCAGGCGGAGCATCGCGTGCGGGCCAGAGTGATAAAAAGCCGCACGGCGCTGTGCAACGAGATACGGGGCTTTCTGGGCGAATTCGGCGTGGTGCTGCCGGTCGGCATCAGCCAGTTGCGTAAGGCGCTGCCGGAGATACTGTCACAGCAGGAGCAGTGGGATGACCGGTTTATGCGCCTGCTGTGCGAGCTGGCCGAAGAGCTGCGGATGCTGGATGACCGGGTGGCGGGGCATGACCGGCGGCTCGCAGAGGCGGCGCGGGAAGATATCTGCATCCAGCGGCTGATGAAAATAGAAGGTATCGGCGTGATAACCGCCAGCGCGATGGTGGCGTTGTTGGGTGACGCGACGCAGTTTAAGAACGGTCGGGAGATGGCGGCTTATGTGGGGCTGGTTCCCCGGCAGCACTCAAGCGGCGGTAAGCAGCAGCTGGGGCATATCAGCAAGCGGGGTGACAGCTACCTGCGTACGCTGGTCATCCACGGGGCACGGTCAGTTCTGAAGACATGTGCAGGCAAAGAAGACCGGCGGAGCCAGTGGCTGCAGTCGGTGGCGGAAAGACGGAACCGGAATATCGCGACGGTGGCGCTGGCGAACAAGAATGTGCGGATAGCGTGGGCGGTGATGAGTCGCGGAGAAGATTACCATGGCTCACGGGTCGCCGGTTAA
- a CDS encoding Zn-dependent hydrolase, with translation MSSDVLFTPMTETTDCRVNGERLWDSLMTLAEIGATPKGGCCRLTLTDLDRQGRDLVISWAQAAGMSVTVDKVGNVFMRREGRNPALPPIVSGSHIDTQPTGGKFDGNYGVLAALEVVRTLNDLEIETDAPIEVVFWTNEEGSRFVPVMMGSGVFAGVFPLETIYAVKDAQGKTVGEELARIGYIGSQTPGDHPIGAYFEAHIEQGPILEDEEKIIGIVQGVLGIRWYDCVVSGQESHAGPTPMRLRKDALQVATRIMQEVVAIAGRSEEGRGTVGMVQVYPNSRNVVPGEVTFSIDMRNLSDELVDAMDRQLREFIGCVEQESGLKVALKEVSHYPAAPFHPDCQAAIAGAAQRLGYPAREIVSGAGHDAVYMSYLAPTGMIFIPCKDGISHNEIEYASPEHVEAGANVLLQVMLQYARAV, from the coding sequence ATGAGCAGTGATGTCCTTTTTACCCCGATGACAGAGACCACCGATTGCCGTGTTAATGGCGAGCGCCTGTGGGATTCGCTAATGACGCTGGCGGAAATCGGCGCGACGCCGAAGGGCGGCTGCTGTCGTCTGACGCTCACCGATCTCGACCGGCAGGGGCGCGATCTGGTCATTAGCTGGGCGCAGGCGGCCGGGATGAGCGTCACCGTAGATAAAGTCGGCAACGTCTTTATGCGTCGGGAAGGGCGTAACCCAGCTCTGCCGCCGATTGTCTCCGGTAGCCATATTGATACCCAGCCAACCGGCGGCAAATTTGACGGTAACTACGGCGTGCTGGCGGCGTTGGAGGTGGTGCGTACCCTGAACGATCTGGAGATTGAAACCGACGCGCCGATTGAAGTGGTGTTCTGGACCAATGAAGAGGGTTCGCGTTTTGTGCCGGTGATGATGGGCTCCGGGGTGTTTGCCGGGGTATTTCCGCTGGAGACTATCTACGCCGTGAAGGATGCGCAAGGCAAAACCGTGGGTGAGGAGCTGGCGCGTATTGGCTATATCGGCAGCCAGACGCCGGGCGACCACCCAATTGGCGCTTACTTCGAAGCGCATATTGAGCAGGGGCCGATTCTGGAAGATGAAGAGAAAATCATTGGTATCGTGCAGGGCGTGTTGGGTATTCGCTGGTACGACTGCGTGGTAAGCGGTCAGGAGTCCCACGCCGGGCCGACGCCGATGCGCCTGCGCAAGGATGCGTTACAGGTCGCGACCCGCATTATGCAGGAGGTGGTGGCGATTGCCGGACGCAGCGAAGAGGGGCGCGGCACGGTAGGGATGGTGCAGGTCTATCCGAACAGCCGCAACGTGGTGCCGGGCGAGGTGACCTTTTCGATTGATATGCGCAATCTTAGCGATGAGCTGGTGGATGCGATGGACCGCCAGTTGCGCGAGTTTATCGGCTGCGTCGAGCAGGAGAGCGGCCTGAAGGTGGCCCTGAAAGAGGTGAGCCACTATCCGGCAGCACCGTTCCACCCGGATTGCCAGGCGGCGATTGCCGGAGCCGCCCAGCGCCTCGGTTATCCGGCGCGGGAGATTGTATCCGGTGCCGGTCATGACGCGGTGTATATGAGCTATCTGGCACCGACCGGGATGATTTTTATCCCCTGCAAGGACGGCATCAGCCATAACGAAATTGAGTACGCCTCGCCGGAACATGTTGAGGCCGGAGCCAACGTGCTGCTGCAGGTGATGTTGCAGTACGCGCGAGCGGTGTAG
- a CDS encoding amidase — translation MQDDLRAFMPYPAHPVAHALSGPLSGLTFAVKDLFDVAGYPTGGGNPHLLALSGIKKRTAPVVQTLLDNGARFIGKTHTSELAYSMSGHNVHYGTPRNGAAPNHIPGGSSSGSASAVSNDACDFAIGSDTGGSVRTPASYCGLYGQRPTHGRISLDGCQPLCATMDTCGFFARSPEVFSAVAACLFSDERVDISRVRLASHDGLFSRLPPRSQQALRPVRQRLEHFFGMVSPLSESLPEVDEIYLAFRQIQGYEAWQAQGETIERYGLQLGPDVRERFFWGKAVTREQFETACQLRERFSAWWDAQLGDAVLVMPTVPDGAPLLTAQAEEIEAVRRLSHDLLLISVMTQRPQVTLPVTQVGGLPLGISFLGPRGSDRLLVELAAAFMQGDRNEQ, via the coding sequence ATGCAGGATGACCTTCGCGCCTTTATGCCCTATCCGGCGCACCCGGTGGCGCATGCCTTAAGCGGGCCGCTGAGCGGGCTGACCTTTGCGGTCAAAGATTTGTTCGACGTGGCGGGCTACCCGACCGGCGGCGGCAACCCGCACCTGCTGGCGCTGTCCGGAATTAAAAAACGTACCGCCCCGGTGGTGCAAACGCTGCTGGATAACGGTGCGCGCTTTATCGGTAAAACCCATACCAGCGAGCTGGCGTATTCGATGAGCGGGCACAACGTGCATTATGGCACCCCGCGCAACGGGGCCGCGCCCAATCATATTCCCGGCGGCTCTTCGTCCGGCTCGGCGTCGGCGGTATCGAACGATGCCTGTGATTTTGCCATCGGATCCGATACCGGCGGCTCAGTACGCACTCCCGCCAGCTATTGCGGATTGTACGGCCAGCGTCCGACCCACGGGAGAATCTCCCTCGACGGCTGTCAGCCGCTGTGTGCCACCATGGACACCTGCGGCTTCTTCGCCCGCTCGCCAGAGGTCTTTTCTGCCGTTGCCGCCTGCCTGTTCAGTGATGAGAGAGTGGATATTAGCCGCGTTCGGCTGGCCAGCCATGATGGGCTATTTTCCCGTCTGCCGCCGCGCAGCCAGCAGGCCCTGCGACCGGTTCGTCAGCGGCTGGAGCACTTTTTTGGCATGGTTTCACCCTTGAGCGAATCGCTGCCGGAGGTGGACGAGATCTATCTCGCCTTCCGCCAGATTCAGGGCTACGAAGCGTGGCAGGCGCAGGGTGAAACTATTGAGCGCTACGGCCTGCAATTGGGCCCGGATGTGCGCGAACGCTTCTTTTGGGGCAAAGCGGTGACTCGCGAGCAGTTTGAAACCGCCTGTCAGCTGCGCGAGCGTTTTAGCGCCTGGTGGGACGCGCAGCTCGGCGATGCGGTGCTGGTGATGCCAACGGTCCCCGACGGCGCGCCGCTGCTGACGGCGCAGGCTGAAGAGATAGAAGCGGTTCGCCGCCTGTCCCACGACCTGCTGTTAATTTCCGTAATGACTCAGCGTCCGCAGGTGACGCTGCCGGTTACTCAGGTGGGCGGTTTACCGCTGGGGATTTCATTTTTAGGGCCACGCGGCAGCGATCGTCTGCTGGTTGAGCTGGCCGCCGCGTTTATGCAAGGAGACCGAAATGAGCAGTGA
- a CDS encoding ABC transporter ATP-binding protein, whose amino-acid sequence MSHEAYVHIRDLRVEFRRDGQTVNAVNGVSFDVQKGEVMALIGESGSGKSVTLRALMRLHPPKSSVLSGTMRVGKEEVLTMSASQLRRYRGARCAMIFQEPLLAFDPVYTVGQQIVEGLRRHEGLSRQAARERALEALRQVRIPSPERRLDAYPHEMSGGMRQRAMIALALSCNPQLLLADEPTTALDATVQIQILILLREQQKQRDLSIIFVTHDIGAAVEIADRVAVMYAGRIVEEASIEDILYRPRHPYTQVLLGSRPKEGLKKGDALHCIPGSPPDLSRLPPGCAFAERCPHARPACAESQPTTEQVGSRHVVSCHRWRELNASVENQALYA is encoded by the coding sequence ATGTCGCATGAAGCTTATGTCCATATCCGCGATCTGCGGGTGGAGTTTCGCCGCGACGGCCAGACGGTCAACGCGGTTAACGGCGTCTCCTTTGATGTGCAAAAGGGCGAAGTGATGGCGCTGATCGGTGAATCCGGTTCCGGGAAAAGCGTCACACTACGCGCCCTGATGCGCCTGCATCCGCCGAAAAGCAGCGTGCTTTCCGGCACAATGCGGGTGGGGAAGGAAGAGGTGCTGACCATGAGCGCTTCGCAGCTACGGCGCTATCGCGGCGCGCGCTGCGCGATGATTTTTCAGGAGCCGCTGCTGGCCTTCGACCCGGTCTATACCGTGGGACAACAGATTGTTGAGGGGCTGCGCCGCCACGAAGGGCTGTCGCGTCAGGCTGCGCGGGAGCGGGCGCTGGAAGCGCTGCGCCAGGTGCGCATTCCCAGCCCCGAGCGGCGGCTCGACGCCTATCCGCACGAGATGTCCGGCGGGATGCGCCAGCGGGCGATGATTGCTCTTGCGCTCTCCTGCAATCCGCAGCTGCTGCTGGCGGATGAGCCGACCACCGCGCTGGATGCGACGGTGCAAATCCAGATCCTGATCCTGCTGCGCGAGCAGCAAAAGCAGCGCGACCTGTCGATTATCTTCGTGACTCACGATATCGGCGCGGCAGTGGAGATTGCCGACCGGGTGGCGGTGATGTACGCCGGGCGCATCGTTGAAGAGGCGTCGATTGAGGATATTTTATACCGCCCCCGTCATCCCTATACCCAGGTGCTGTTAGGCAGCCGCCCGAAAGAGGGGCTGAAAAAGGGCGACGCGCTGCACTGCATCCCCGGTTCGCCGCCCGATCTCTCGCGCCTGCCGCCAGGCTGTGCCTTTGCCGAGCGCTGCCCGCACGCGCGACCAGCCTGCGCCGAGAGCCAACCAACGACAGAACAGGTAGGGTCGCGTCATGTGGTGAGCTGCCATCGCTGGCGGGAGCTGAATGCGTCCGTTGAAAACCAGGCGCTTTACGCCTGA
- a CDS encoding ABC transporter ATP-binding protein — protein sequence MQPFINIDLGGPAQPLLKVNNLLKHFPAGGGKKREVVQAVDDVSFTVVKGETLGVVGESGCGKSTTARLLMQLLKQDSGELIFDGLEVGSSRLPMKEYRRQVQMVFQDSYASLNPRMTMEESIAFGQRVHGVSAKEASEYARYLLAHVGLEPGRFAHRYPHALSGGQRQRVNIARALAMKPRLVILDEAVSALDKSVEAQVLQLLQELKRTLALTYVFISHDLHVVRWLSDRILVMYLGEVVEIGPAEQLFTASAHPYTRALLSSMPSMDPQHRTLISPLSGDPPSPISPPSGCRFHTRCPHARAVCSQVKPKLESVGEGHQSACLMAQPASPWHQNIAIQEVSHVA from the coding sequence ATGCAACCCTTTATCAATATCGACCTTGGCGGACCGGCTCAGCCGCTGCTGAAGGTCAACAATCTGCTGAAACATTTTCCTGCCGGTGGCGGCAAAAAGCGCGAAGTGGTGCAGGCGGTGGATGACGTTAGCTTTACGGTGGTCAAAGGCGAAACCCTTGGCGTAGTAGGGGAGTCGGGCTGCGGTAAATCAACCACCGCCCGGCTGCTGATGCAACTGCTTAAGCAGGATAGCGGCGAGCTGATTTTTGATGGCCTGGAGGTCGGTTCATCGCGCCTGCCGATGAAAGAGTATCGCCGTCAGGTGCAGATGGTCTTTCAGGATAGCTACGCGTCGCTGAATCCGCGCATGACCATGGAAGAGAGCATCGCGTTCGGCCAGCGGGTACACGGCGTTAGCGCCAAAGAGGCCAGCGAATATGCACGCTATCTGCTGGCGCACGTCGGCCTCGAGCCTGGGCGCTTTGCCCATCGCTATCCGCATGCGCTCTCCGGCGGCCAGCGCCAGCGCGTCAACATCGCCCGCGCGCTGGCGATGAAGCCCCGGCTGGTCATTCTTGATGAAGCGGTCTCGGCGCTGGATAAATCCGTTGAAGCCCAGGTGCTGCAATTGTTGCAGGAGCTTAAGCGAACGCTGGCGCTGACCTATGTGTTTATCAGTCACGATCTGCACGTGGTGCGCTGGCTGTCGGATCGCATTCTGGTGATGTACCTCGGCGAGGTGGTGGAGATTGGCCCGGCGGAGCAGCTGTTTACCGCTTCAGCCCATCCCTATACCCGCGCGTTGTTAAGCTCGATGCCGTCGATGGATCCGCAACATCGCACCTTAATCTCCCCGCTGAGCGGCGATCCGCCCAGCCCGATTTCACCCCCTTCCGGCTGTCGGTTTCATACCCGCTGTCCGCATGCCAGAGCGGTGTGCTCGCAGGTGAAGCCAAAGCTTGAAAGCGTCGGTGAAGGACATCAAAGCGCCTGCCTGATGGCGCAGCCCGCGTCGCCCTGGCATCAGAATATCGCCATCCAGGAGGTGAGCCATGTCGCATGA
- a CDS encoding ABC transporter permease: MVDTVTTKGIPVSATTVARQGYWRGVFSRLLRDPGGVFVGAIILILLALALFGPWLIVKDPYQTSMFLRLKPIGTDGFVLGSDELGRDMLSRLILGTRLSLFMGIVPVVFAFFIGGAIGIIAGYAGGKTNTLIMRTVDVFYAFPSVLLAIALSGALGAGIGNALLSLTLVFVPQVARIAESVTAQVRHMDYIDAARATGASAFTIIRVQVLGNVLGPIFVFSTGLISVCMILASGLSFLGLGVRPPEPEWGLMLNTLRTAIYTQPWVAALPGLMIFITSISFNILADRLRAAMAIKE, translated from the coding sequence ATGGTGGATACCGTGACAACCAAAGGCATTCCCGTTTCTGCAACGACGGTCGCCAGACAAGGCTACTGGCGCGGCGTGTTCAGCCGACTGCTGCGCGACCCCGGCGGCGTCTTTGTCGGCGCGATCATTCTGATCCTGCTGGCGCTGGCGCTGTTTGGTCCTTGGCTGATAGTTAAAGACCCTTATCAGACCTCCATGTTTTTACGCCTTAAACCGATTGGCACCGACGGCTTTGTGCTGGGCTCCGATGAGCTGGGACGCGATATGCTCTCAAGGCTGATTCTCGGCACCCGTCTGTCGCTGTTTATGGGCATTGTCCCGGTGGTGTTCGCCTTTTTTATCGGCGGCGCGATCGGCATTATCGCCGGATACGCGGGCGGTAAAACCAACACCCTTATTATGCGTACCGTCGACGTGTTTTACGCCTTCCCGTCGGTTCTGTTGGCGATAGCGCTCTCCGGCGCGTTGGGCGCAGGCATCGGTAATGCGCTGCTGTCGCTGACCCTGGTATTTGTCCCCCAGGTGGCGCGTATCGCCGAAAGCGTCACCGCTCAGGTGCGGCATATGGATTATATCGACGCTGCCCGCGCCACCGGGGCCAGCGCGTTCACTATTATTCGCGTGCAGGTGCTGGGCAACGTTTTAGGGCCGATTTTTGTCTTCTCTACCGGGCTGATTTCAGTGTGCATGATCCTCGCTTCCGGTCTCTCTTTTCTGGGCCTTGGCGTTCGTCCGCCTGAGCCGGAGTGGGGGCTGATGCTCAACACGTTGCGCACGGCAATCTATACCCAGCCGTGGGTGGCGGCCTTGCCCGGCCTGATGATTTTTATCACCTCCATTTCGTTCAATATCCTCGCGGACCGCCTGCGCGCGGCAATGGCGATTAAGGAGTAA
- a CDS encoding ABC transporter permease → MINTLLYRILLAVPTMLGVAVICFMLVQIAPGDPLVSVMPPDASESLRQTLMQAYGFDKPLPLQFVHWLWRALHGDLGMSVATGRPVIGEVMTAVTYSLRLALLATVIGFVLGSLFGFVAGYFRNSIIDRLASVLSVFGVSVPHYWLGMLLVIIFSVKFALLPATGGGPIGEVGWQWDWEHLQFMLLPAFTLSVIPTGIIARTVRSQVADILSQEFIVGLRARGLNESRIFLHVVKNAAPTALAVMGLQVGYLMGGSILVETVFSWPGTGMLLNTAIFQRDLPLLQGTIWVLALFFVLLNLLVDILQTTLDPRIKRS, encoded by the coding sequence ATGATCAATACGCTGCTATATCGCATCCTGCTGGCCGTCCCCACCATGCTTGGGGTGGCGGTAATCTGTTTTATGTTGGTGCAAATAGCACCGGGCGACCCGCTGGTGTCGGTGATGCCGCCGGACGCCTCGGAGTCGCTGCGTCAGACCTTAATGCAGGCCTACGGCTTTGATAAACCGCTGCCGCTACAGTTTGTTCACTGGCTGTGGCGGGCGCTGCACGGCGACCTGGGCATGTCGGTTGCCACCGGGCGCCCGGTGATTGGCGAAGTGATGACGGCGGTGACTTACTCCCTGCGCCTGGCGCTGCTGGCGACGGTGATTGGCTTTGTGCTGGGCAGCCTGTTTGGTTTTGTCGCCGGATACTTTCGCAACAGCATTATCGACCGCCTGGCTTCGGTACTGTCGGTGTTTGGCGTTAGCGTGCCGCACTACTGGCTGGGGATGCTGCTGGTCATCATTTTTAGCGTCAAATTCGCGCTGCTGCCGGCGACCGGCGGCGGGCCGATTGGCGAAGTCGGCTGGCAGTGGGACTGGGAACATCTGCAGTTTATGCTGCTGCCTGCTTTTACGCTGTCGGTGATCCCAACCGGGATTATTGCCCGCACCGTGCGTTCGCAAGTGGCGGACATTCTTAGCCAGGAGTTTATCGTCGGCCTGCGCGCCCGGGGGCTCAACGAGTCGCGAATCTTTCTGCACGTGGTGAAAAACGCTGCCCCGACCGCGCTGGCGGTGATGGGGTTACAGGTGGGCTATCTGATGGGCGGTTCCATTCTGGTGGAAACGGTCTTCTCCTGGCCCGGTACCGGGATGCTGCTGAACACCGCCATTTTCCAGCGCGACCTGCCGCTATTGCAGGGCACCATCTGGGTGCTGGCGCTGTTCTTTGTGCTGCTCAATCTGCTGGTGGATATTCTGCAAACCACTCTCGACCCGCGAATTAAGAGGAGCTGA